The following DNA comes from Micromonospora chokoriensis.
ATCCTTGCGCACCTGCGGGGCCGGCCGCTGTCGGTGATCCGGGTCCGCCCCGGTCAGCCACCGTTCATGCAGAAGAACCTGCCCCGCTACACCCCCGACTGGGTGCGTCGGGCACCGGTGTGGGCGGAGGCGTCCCACCGGGAGATCTCGTACGCCCTCTGCGACGACCGGCGCACCCTGCTCTGGTTCGCCAACCAGCGGGCGGTGGAGTACCACCCGACGCTGGCGACCTCGGCCGACCTGCACCGCCCGACCCACCTGGTGCTCGACCTGGACCCGCCGGAGGGCGACGGGTTCCGCGCGGCCGTCGGCGCGGCCCTGCTGGTCCGCCAGGCGCTCGCCGACGCCGGCCTGGCCGGCGCGGTCAAGACCAGCGGAGCCAAGGGCGTGCACGTCTTCGTCCCGGTGACCGACGAACCCACGGCGGAGGAGCTGGCCGCCGCCACCCGGGCGCTCGCCGTCCGCGCCGAGCGGCTCGACCCGGCGCTGGCCACCACGGCGTACATCAAGGAGGACCGGGGCGGTCGGGTCTTCGTCGACGCCACCCGCGCGGGCGGTGCGACGGTGGCCGCCGCGTACAGCCCCCGGCTGCGGCCCGGGATGCCGGTCTCGTTCCCGGTCGACTGGGCCGACCTGACCGCTGTGACCCCCGCCGACTTCACCATCCG
Coding sequences within:
- a CDS encoding DNA polymerase domain-containing protein codes for the protein MTTADETRDGVALTNLDQPLSDRDDATKRDLVDYLDAVHDRILAHLRGRPLSVIRVRPGQPPFMQKNLPRYTPDWVRRAPVWAEASHREISYALCDDRRTLLWFANQRAVEYHPTLATSADLHRPTHLVLDLDPPEGDGFRAAVGAALLVRQALADAGLAGAVKTSGAKGVHVFVPVTDEPTAEELAAATRALAVRAERLDPALATTAYIKEDRGGRVFVDATRAGGATVAAAYSPRLRPGMPVSFPVDWADLTAVTPADFTIRTAPALLADGDPWAALMPAPQSLPADLIAEGRTIPVARVQAMHEGKRRARARREAG